One stretch of Candidatus Thermokryptus mobilis DNA includes these proteins:
- a CDS encoding phosphatase PAP2 family protein, translating to MLQEIIKLDKGIFYLLNGQISNPVLDVIMPFVTSDFNLRVFLVILWLYFIFFGGRKGRTLALLLIPAVALSDILSSHIIKPLIGRIRPCHELEGVRLLVGCGSGLSFPSSHAVNSFTTATLISKFYRNLRIYLFSLASLIAFSRIYVGVHYPLDVISGAIIGLGVGILITSLWNTVENYVWRKQKLNSKSEKNFK from the coding sequence TTGCTTCAAGAGATAATCAAACTTGACAAAGGTATTTTCTACCTTCTCAACGGTCAGATTTCAAATCCCGTCCTTGATGTGATCATGCCATTTGTGACGAGCGATTTCAATTTAAGAGTTTTTCTTGTCATTTTATGGCTATATTTCATCTTTTTTGGTGGCAGAAAAGGGAGAACCCTTGCGTTGCTTTTGATACCTGCAGTTGCCTTGAGCGATATTTTAAGCAGTCATATAATTAAACCACTTATCGGAAGGATAAGACCTTGTCATGAGCTTGAAGGGGTGCGTTTACTTGTCGGATGCGGAAGTGGGCTATCGTTCCCATCAAGCCATGCGGTGAACAGCTTCACAACGGCGACGCTTATCTCAAAATTTTACCGAAATCTTCGCATCTATCTCTTTTCGCTTGCTTCGCTTATCGCTTTTTCAAGAATTTATGTCGGCGTCCATTATCCGTTAGATGTAATATCCGGGGCTATAATCGGGCTTGGGGTTGGAATTTTAATTACATCACTCTGGAACACAGTTGAAAATTATGTCTGGCGAAAACAAAAATTGAACTCAAAAAGTGAGAAAAATTTTAAATGA
- the lnt gene encoding apolipoprotein N-acyltransferase, protein MRKILNEKFLLALTGAVLLSASFPPLKFGFLATAGFVPIFFLIDKIENYKQLFRYSYIFFFFFNLFTLYWVGGWSKEADPFLMVGCVLLILIHPILFFLPIWFYMFIKRNLGKNFHLLTFPFVYVLFEYFRSTTELAFPWLTLGNTQTYYIEKIQFIEFTGVYGLSFLLLIVNILFYLSLKKLRFKYFLLAVLIYILPNFYGALVLKNSETKSFKKIKVGLIQPNINPWLKWEGTLSEQIELYLGMTNEIIKENPNVELIVYPETAITYFFLLPQYRYHFNFFKSEIDRLNVAILTGFPDAKFYDDPSQAPPSSHLIKETGQRYDAFNSMGLFLPNSDEVQKYAKIILVPFGERLPYADTFHFLIEPLQWGVGISNWAKGKDTTIFEMRTRNGELIKFSGVVCYESIYPSFIRKFVNKGAQFLVVITNDSWYGNTSGPYQHFQYSILRAVENRRSVVRCANGGISGFIDPYGRVQKKTKFYEKTQIADEIKLNDEKTFYTLYGDLIVYLSLLVVSLSFFTVLFKNFKTKSENKNA, encoded by the coding sequence GTGAGAAAAATTTTAAATGAAAAATTCCTCCTTGCACTCACCGGAGCTGTTTTACTTTCGGCTTCCTTTCCACCATTGAAGTTTGGATTCCTCGCAACTGCTGGTTTCGTCCCAATTTTTTTTCTGATTGACAAAATTGAGAACTACAAACAACTTTTTCGCTATTCATATATCTTCTTCTTCTTTTTTAATCTTTTTACACTCTACTGGGTAGGCGGATGGTCAAAAGAAGCAGACCCATTCCTCATGGTCGGTTGCGTCCTGTTGATTTTAATTCACCCCATTTTGTTCTTCCTCCCAATATGGTTTTATATGTTCATCAAAAGAAATCTTGGCAAAAATTTTCATCTGTTAACTTTTCCGTTCGTCTATGTTCTATTTGAGTATTTTAGGTCAACGACGGAACTCGCTTTCCCATGGCTTACGCTCGGAAATACACAGACATATTACATTGAAAAAATTCAATTCATTGAGTTCACAGGCGTCTACGGACTCTCGTTTCTCCTTCTTATCGTCAATATCCTTTTCTATCTTTCGCTTAAAAAACTGCGCTTCAAATACTTTCTACTTGCTGTTTTAATCTACATACTGCCCAATTTTTACGGTGCTCTTGTTCTGAAAAATTCAGAAACAAAAAGTTTTAAGAAAATAAAAGTCGGTTTGATCCAGCCCAACATAAATCCTTGGTTGAAATGGGAGGGGACTTTATCCGAGCAGATAGAACTTTATCTTGGGATGACGAATGAGATAATTAAAGAAAATCCAAATGTTGAGTTGATAGTTTATCCCGAAACCGCTATAACATATTTTTTCCTTCTACCACAATATCGCTACCATTTCAATTTTTTCAAAAGTGAAATTGATAGGCTAAATGTCGCTATTTTGACAGGGTTTCCCGATGCAAAATTTTATGACGATCCATCTCAAGCGCCACCAAGTAGTCATCTGATAAAGGAGACGGGACAAAGATATGACGCCTTTAACTCAATGGGACTTTTCCTCCCGAATTCGGATGAAGTTCAAAAATACGCGAAGATAATTCTTGTCCCCTTCGGGGAGCGATTACCTTATGCGGATACATTTCATTTTTTGATTGAACCGCTTCAATGGGGCGTTGGCATAAGCAACTGGGCAAAGGGAAAGGATACAACGATCTTTGAGATGAGGACAAGAAATGGAGAATTGATAAAATTTTCCGGGGTTGTTTGTTATGAATCAATCTATCCAAGTTTCATAAGAAAGTTCGTAAACAAAGGTGCTCAATTCCTCGTCGTCATAACAAACGATAGCTGGTATGGAAACACATCCGGACCTTATCAGCATTTCCAATACTCAATCTTGCGGGCGGTTGAAAATAGAAGAAGCGTTGTAAGATGCGCAAACGGCGGAATTTCTGGATTCATTGATCCATACGGCAGGGTTCAAAAGAAAACAAAATTTTATGAGAAAACCCAAATTGCTGACGAAATAAAACTTAACGATGAAAAAACCTTTTATACACTTTATGGCGATTTGATCGTCTATCTGTCGCTTTTAGTCGTTTCGCTGTCCTTTTTTACAGTTCTGTTCAAAAACTTCAAAACAAAGTCGGAGAACAAAAATGCTTAA
- a CDS encoding DUF885 domain-containing protein, protein MLKNLISLLIPLLIFGCVNQNQNEKFSKLVQEFMEDYFKFHPVTATWVGYHKYDGLLDDLSNDALKRKTEWLEKNKEKFSNFDPKKLSKDNEIDRRILIEKIDEMLFELKELKEHEWNPLIYNSIIGDGLMYLITQDFAPAEDRLKSALERVKQIPRFIEQAKLNLKDAPQIHIETAIKQNKGNINILQNDLIKFAESLNISNDLKSELKRASEKAISSLEDFGRWLEDELKPRSKRDFRLGKELYYKKMKYYLKTDLTPDEILSLAESEKNKTHEEMYHIALALYKYYYGREPKGKDKLEVIKSVLDKIVLEHPKPSEIMERIKMDLNYLTQFVKEKDLLTLDESKPLVVRETPEYQRGVAVASLEAPGPLEKNMKTFYNVSPIPDDWTPEQVESYLREYNYYSLLELSIHEAIPGHYVQLYYSNRCPSIVRSVFWSGTMVEGWAVYAERLMIENGILNNDPKMKLIHLKWYLRVIINAILDHKIHAGNMTQEEAIELMTREGFQERAEAEGKWRRACLTSAQLSSYFTGFQEIMKLREEYMKLKGEKFNIKEFNEKLLSHGSPPVKYLREILLF, encoded by the coding sequence ATGCTTAAAAATCTAATTTCACTCCTAATCCCCTTGTTAATTTTCGGTTGTGTAAACCAAAACCAGAATGAAAAATTTTCAAAACTCGTCCAAGAATTTATGGAAGATTACTTCAAGTTTCACCCCGTGACGGCAACTTGGGTCGGATATCACAAATATGACGGCTTGCTTGACGATTTATCAAACGATGCATTGAAGAGAAAAACCGAATGGCTTGAAAAAAATAAAGAAAAATTTTCAAACTTTGACCCGAAGAAACTTTCAAAAGATAACGAGATTGACCGCCGAATTTTGATCGAAAAAATTGATGAGATGCTTTTTGAACTAAAAGAGTTAAAAGAGCATGAATGGAATCCATTAATCTATAATTCAATCATCGGTGACGGTTTGATGTATCTTATAACGCAGGACTTTGCCCCTGCGGAGGACAGGTTGAAAAGCGCACTTGAAAGGGTCAAACAAATACCTCGCTTTATTGAGCAAGCGAAACTAAACTTAAAGGACGCACCACAAATTCACATTGAGACAGCGATAAAGCAAAACAAAGGAAATATCAACATCTTGCAAAATGATCTGATTAAGTTTGCCGAGTCGCTTAACATATCTAATGATTTAAAATCCGAACTTAAAAGAGCAAGTGAAAAAGCGATATCATCACTTGAAGATTTCGGAAGATGGCTTGAAGATGAGTTAAAACCAAGGTCAAAGAGGGATTTCCGCCTTGGGAAAGAACTTTACTACAAAAAGATGAAATACTACCTTAAAACCGATTTGACCCCGGATGAAATACTCTCGCTTGCTGAAAGCGAAAAGAACAAGACCCATGAGGAGATGTATCATATTGCTCTTGCACTTTACAAATACTATTATGGAAGAGAACCAAAGGGGAAAGATAAACTTGAGGTAATAAAATCTGTCCTTGACAAAATTGTGCTTGAGCATCCGAAACCAAGCGAGATAATGGAAAGGATAAAGATGGACTTAAATTACTTGACGCAATTTGTGAAGGAGAAGGACCTTTTAACGCTTGATGAAAGCAAACCACTTGTAGTGCGCGAGACGCCTGAATACCAACGGGGTGTTGCGGTCGCCTCGCTTGAAGCCCCAGGACCGCTTGAGAAAAATATGAAAACATTTTACAACGTCTCACCGATACCGGACGATTGGACGCCAGAGCAAGTTGAATCTTACCTTCGTGAGTATAACTATTATTCGCTTCTTGAGCTTAGCATCCACGAGGCAATTCCAGGGCATTATGTCCAGCTTTACTATTCAAACCGTTGCCCGTCAATCGTAAGAAGTGTTTTCTGGAGCGGGACTATGGTTGAAGGATGGGCTGTCTATGCAGAAAGATTGATGATTGAAAATGGAATTTTAAACAATGACCCGAAGATGAAACTCATTCACTTAAAATGGTATCTCAGAGTTATAATTAATGCTATACTTGATCATAAAATTCACGCTGGAAATATGACACAGGAAGAAGCAATTGAACTTATGACCCGGGAGGGATTTCAAGAGAGAGCCGAAGCCGAGGGCAAATGGAGAAGAGCATGTTTGACATCAGCTCAACTTTCAAGTTATTTTACGGGCTTCCAAGAGATAATGAAATTAAGGGAGGAATATATGAAGCTGAAAGGGGAAAAGTTTAACATAAAAGAGTTCAATGAAAAACTTCTATCACACGGTTCTCCACCTGTTAAGTATCTTCGTGAAATTTTGCTCTTTTAA
- a CDS encoding SIR2 family NAD-dependent protein deacylase gives MFSEKLFQRLKNAEHVVVLTGAGISAESGVPTFRGNEGLWKKFKPEELATFDAFIKNPELVWEWYNYRRKLIQEVKPNPGHYALVELENLFPNFTLITQNVDNLHRRAGNKNIIELHGNIEKNYCIKCGKRYDDVNLALEMKVPKCECGGLIRPDVVWFGEMLPIGAWEEAEEAASNCDVFFSVGTSGVVYPAASLPQIAKMNGAYTVEINIERTELSWFMDEVIIGKSGEVLPKLVEKLKEQNFTKILNRWRTV, from the coding sequence ATGTTCTCGGAAAAATTATTTCAAAGGTTAAAAAACGCAGAGCATGTCGTCGTTTTGACGGGGGCTGGAATTTCAGCTGAAAGTGGTGTTCCAACTTTCAGAGGAAATGAAGGTCTGTGGAAAAAATTCAAACCTGAGGAACTTGCAACTTTTGATGCCTTCATCAAAAATCCAGAACTTGTTTGGGAATGGTATAATTACCGAAGAAAGTTAATTCAAGAGGTTAAGCCGAACCCAGGGCATTATGCACTTGTTGAACTTGAAAATCTTTTCCCTAATTTTACGCTTATAACTCAAAATGTTGACAACCTTCACCGAAGGGCAGGGAATAAAAATATAATTGAACTTCACGGGAACATTGAGAAAAATTATTGCATAAAATGTGGCAAAAGGTATGATGATGTCAATCTTGCCCTTGAGATGAAAGTCCCAAAATGTGAATGTGGTGGTTTGATAAGACCGGATGTTGTATGGTTTGGTGAGATGCTTCCCATCGGAGCTTGGGAAGAAGCAGAAGAAGCAGCTTCAAATTGCGATGTATTTTTTTCAGTTGGGACATCTGGTGTCGTTTATCCAGCTGCCTCACTCCCACAGATTGCGAAAATGAACGGTGCTTACACGGTTGAAATTAACATAGAGCGAACGGAACTATCCTGGTTTATGGATGAAGTTATAATCGGTAAATCTGGCGAAGTTTTGCCGAAGTTAGTTGAAAAGTTAAAAGAGCAAAATTTCACGAAGATACTTAACAGGTGGAGAACCGTGTGA
- a CDS encoding sigma-54-dependent transcriptional regulator, which translates to MAEKSRVLVVDDEEALRYLLSTELAAEGYEVETAGDGDEAIEAIKQKDYDVVLLDIKMPRVDGFEVLKFIKQNKPEIKVIMLTAYADVKNAIEALKLGASDFVSKPYDLEDILTSINRALGK; encoded by the coding sequence ATGGCTGAGAAATCAAGAGTTCTTGTCGTTGATGACGAAGAAGCTTTGAGATATTTGTTAAGCACTGAGCTTGCAGCTGAAGGTTATGAGGTTGAAACAGCCGGTGATGGAGATGAGGCTATTGAGGCGATAAAACAAAAAGATTATGATGTCGTTCTCCTTGACATCAAAATGCCAAGAGTTGATGGTTTTGAGGTGTTAAAATTCATAAAGCAGAACAAGCCCGAGATAAAGGTCATAATGCTTACAGCTTATGCCGATGTTAAAAATGCAATTGAAGCCCTTAAACTTGGTGCTTCTGATTTCGTCAGCAAGCCGTATGACCTTGAAGACATTTTAACTTCAATCAACCGCGCTCTTGGGAAATAG
- a CDS encoding Ig-like domain-containing protein, which produces MKKFVLYISLFFLVLMGCKKKAVEPEVPQQKTVILSGSVFESVTGWPIDSAVIKVTGITPQVVTYTDSVGRYRVSFEVEAEINVNVIAFKEGYEPDTVVVLAVPGRTVNVPGLFLKRTAPETPTSGEAASIVLISQTAKNIGVKGSGSVETAQMIFEVQDSSGRPVDLAHSVEVSFKIGSGPGGGEFIYPPKARTDAKGRVTANIVSGTKAGVVQVVAESNVGSKTIKSLPVVIVIHGGLPDSAHFSIAPEKLNFPGYNVFGLRNRITAYVGDKYGNPVKPGTAVYFTTTGGIIEGSALTNEQGQGSVNLISAEPRPVHPVLGPGYAVITATTADENQRTIKAETIVLFSGIPQITVEPTNFDIPNLGSQVFNYTVSDQNGNPLAGGTTIRVTIDGKDIRALGDLDITLPDTRDRSWTRFSFAIQDTTSDIVERPVLIRISTSGPNGSATVNISGKVR; this is translated from the coding sequence ATGAAAAAATTTGTGCTTTACATTTCCTTGTTTTTTCTTGTCTTGATGGGTTGCAAGAAAAAAGCTGTTGAACCGGAAGTCCCTCAGCAAAAAACGGTTATTTTAAGTGGGAGCGTTTTTGAATCAGTAACTGGCTGGCCGATTGATAGCGCCGTCATCAAAGTTACGGGAATTACACCGCAGGTTGTTACTTACACTGATTCGGTTGGAAGATACAGGGTTAGTTTTGAAGTTGAAGCGGAAATCAATGTTAATGTCATTGCGTTCAAGGAGGGATACGAGCCAGATACTGTTGTCGTCCTTGCGGTTCCGGGCAGAACGGTCAATGTCCCTGGTTTATTTTTAAAACGAACTGCGCCTGAAACACCGACTAGCGGTGAGGCTGCGAGCATAGTTTTGATCTCTCAAACGGCAAAAAATATCGGAGTTAAAGGAAGTGGCTCAGTTGAAACTGCACAAATGATTTTTGAAGTCCAGGATTCATCGGGAAGACCGGTTGACCTTGCGCACTCAGTTGAAGTAAGCTTTAAGATCGGTTCTGGTCCAGGCGGGGGGGAGTTTATCTATCCGCCTAAAGCAAGAACCGATGCAAAAGGAAGAGTAACTGCAAATATAGTCAGCGGAACAAAAGCCGGTGTCGTTCAAGTTGTAGCTGAATCAAATGTTGGGTCTAAAACGATAAAGTCACTTCCGGTTGTGATAGTTATTCATGGAGGGCTTCCTGATTCAGCTCACTTCAGCATTGCGCCTGAAAAGCTTAATTTCCCAGGATATAATGTTTTCGGCTTGAGAAATAGAATAACAGCTTATGTTGGAGATAAATATGGAAATCCCGTTAAACCCGGAACGGCCGTATATTTCACGACTACAGGCGGGATAATTGAAGGTTCAGCGTTGACGAATGAACAAGGACAGGGAAGTGTTAATTTGATCTCCGCAGAGCCAAGGCCAGTTCACCCAGTTCTTGGTCCAGGTTATGCTGTTATAACAGCGACGACTGCTGATGAGAATCAAAGGACTATAAAAGCTGAAACGATTGTTCTTTTCTCTGGCATTCCGCAGATAACGGTTGAGCCGACAAATTTTGATATACCAAATCTTGGGTCTCAAGTTTTTAATTATACTGTCAGCGATCAAAATGGAAATCCGCTTGCTGGTGGGACGACGATAAGGGTTACTATAGATGGGAAAGACATAAGAGCGCTTGGTGACCTTGATATAACCTTACCGGATACGAGAGATAGGAGCTGGACGAGATTTTCCTTCGCGATTCAAGACACGACCTCTGATATAGTTGAAAGACCAGTTTTAATACGTATCTCTACTTCGGGTCCAAATGGTTCGGCAACGGTCAATATATCTGGAAAGGTAAGGTAA